One window of the Triticum dicoccoides isolate Atlit2015 ecotype Zavitan chromosome 3B, WEW_v2.0, whole genome shotgun sequence genome contains the following:
- the LOC119276275 gene encoding TPR repeat-containing thioredoxin TTL1-like, with translation MSEADRLRLRAAALALDGGAVRDKPDSKANVFADLGSPVSPLRARASMTTSSSSSSGSAKSPAQSNVGAAGVAGGRSHSGELAVESHPPRLPGHRRCGSGPLIFSGGSSSGGSGGGGWDRGSTASSPMTNALPAGNICPSGRVPGAAAAPPPPRSRPDVLGSGTGHYGHGSIMRGAGMAPARSSIDAPSFLGHSMRSPASSPVAPSSGGSLQEMTRLGNEWYKKGRHGEALRYYDRAVSLCPESAACRGNRAAALIGLGRLADALRDSEEAVRLDPASGRAHSRLAGLYLRLGMIEKARRHFTQARHLHESDPADWEKLQDVEMHLGRSTDARKIGDWKSALREADAAIAAGADSSQLLRALRSEALLRLHKLEEADSTLTSLLKLDKSLLSWTAAKLSGMLVESYVHIVRAQVDMALGRFDAAVAAAENARLIDPGNAEVGMILNNVRLVARARAQGNELFKAAKFSDASIAYGEGLKYDPSNPVLHCNRAACWWKLDRWEKAVDDCNEALRIQPTYTKALLRRAMSYSKLERWADCVRDYEVLRKELPADTEVAEALFHAQVALKTTRGEDVSNMKFGGEVEMVTSVEQLYAATRSPGVSVVYFMSSVNQQCIQITPAVDSLCSECPSMNFLKVNVEDSPTVAKAENLRIVPTFKIYKDGARVKEMICPTLHVLRYSVRHYTVSSS, from the exons ATGTCGGAGGCCGACCGGTTACGCCTCCGCGCGGCGGCGCTGGCGCTCGACGGCGGCGCCGTGCGGGACAAGCCGGACTCCAAGGCTAACGTGTTCGCGGATCTTGGGTCCCCGGTGTCGCCGCTGCGGGCCCGGGCCAGcatgacgacctcctcctcctcctcttctgggTCGGCCAAGTCGCCAGCGCAGTCAAATGTTGGGGCGGCGGGAGTGGCAGGTGGGAGGAGCCACTCCGGTGAGCTAGCGGTGGAGAGCCACCCGCCGCGGCTGCCGGGGCACCGGCGGTGCGGATCTGGTCCGCTGATATtctccggcggcagcagcagcggagGGAGCGGGGGAGGCGGATGGGACCGTGGGAGCACGGCTAGCTCGCCGATGACCAATGCGCTCCCCGCCGGTAACATCTGCCCATCTGGGCGCGTTCCGGGGGCGGCggccgcgccgcccccgccgcgctCCCGCCCGGACGTGCTCGGATCCGGCACCGGCCACTATGGCCACGGGAGCATCATGCGCGGGGCCGGCATGGCCCCCGCGAGAAGCAGCATTGATGCGCCGTCCTTTCTCGGACACTCAATGAGATCTCCGGCAAGCTCCCCGGTGGCGCCATCGAGCGGCGGAAGCCTCCAGGAGATGACTCGCTTAGGCAACGAGTGGTACAAGAAGGGGAGACACGGGGAGGCCCTGCGGTACTACGACCGTGCGGTGTCTCTGTGCCCCGAAAGCGCCGCGTGCCGCGGAAATCGTGCCGCCGCGCTCATCGGCCTTGGTCGGCTCGCCGATGCGCTCCGCGACTCCGAGGAGGCCGTCCGGCTTGACCCGGCCAGCGGTCGCGCCCACAGCCGCCTCGCTGGTCTCTACCTCCG GCTGGGAATGATTGAAAAGGCGAGGAGGCACTTCACACAAGCCAGGCATCTTCACGAGTCCGACCCTGCAGACTGGGAGAAGCTGCAGGATGTGGAGATGCATCTAGGAAGAAGCACAGATGCCAGGAAAATTGGAGATTGGAAGAGTGCGCTGAGGGAAGCGGATGCTGCAATTGCGGCCGGAGCCGACTCGTCTCAGTTG CTTCGTGCCTTGAGATCAGAAGCACTTCTCCGGCTCCACAAGTTAGAGGAGGCTGATTCGACTCTTACAAGCTTGCTGAAATTAGACAAGTCATTACTATCTTGGACGGCGGCCAAACTCTCGGGCATGCTAGTTGAATCTTATGTACATATTGTGCGAGCCCAGGTTGACATGGCATTGGGAAG GTTTGATGCCGCTGTTGCAGCAGCTGAGAATGCCAGACTTATCGATCCCGGGAATGCGGAAGTTGGGATGATTCTAAATAATGTGAGGCTAGTTGCAAGAGCTCGAGCCCAAGGGAATGAACTCTTCAAGGCTGCCAAGTTTTCTGATGCTTCTATAGCCTATGGTGAAGGGCTCAAGTACGATCCTTCAAATCCAGTGCTCCACTGCAACCGAGCAGCTTGCTGGTGGAAGCTAGACCGTTGGGAGAAAGCCGTTGATGACTGTAATGAGGCGTTGAGAATACAGCCTACTTACACAAAGGCTCTCTTAAGGCGAGCAATGTCCTATTCCAAG CTCGAGCGTTGGGCTGATTGTGTGCGGGATTATGAGGTGCTCCGGAAAGAGCTTCCTGCTGATACTGAGGTTGCCGAAGCATTGTTCCATGCTCAAGTTGCCTTGAAGACAACTCGTGGTGAGGATGTATCAAACATGAAGTTTGGAGGAGAGGTTGAAATGGTAACCAGTGTAGAGCAACTATATGCTGCCACTCGTTCGCCTG GGGTATCTGTTGTCTACTTCATGTCGTCGGTGAATCAACAATGCATACAAATTACACCTGCGGTGGACTCTCTTTGCAGCGAATGCCCCTCAATGAATTTTCTGAAG GTAAATGTTGAAGATAGCCCAACGGTGGCAAAGGCAGAGAACTTGCGGATAGTCCCTACATTCAAGATATACAAAGATGGGGCGAGAGTGAAGGAGATGATCTGCCCTACCTTGCATGTCCTGCGCTACTCAGTGAGACACTATACCGTATCGAGTTCTTGA